One segment of Tenrec ecaudatus isolate mTenEca1 chromosome 1, mTenEca1.hap1, whole genome shotgun sequence DNA contains the following:
- the LOC142426512 gene encoding plasmanylethanolamine desaturase 1-like, which produces MAGAEAGPGRQPELEEEEAAACRRWGAQHAGARELAALYSPGKRFQEWCSVVLCLGLIAYNLIHLLLLASWEHTPLVLLGVVAGVLVADFLSGLVHWGADTWGSVELPIVGKAFIRPFREHHIDPTAITRHDFIETNGDNCLVTLLPLLNMAYTFHTQSPEALKQLYPWECFVFCLVIFITFTNQIHKWSHTYFGLPPWVTLLQDWHIILPRKHHRIHHVSPHETYFCITTGWLNYPLEKIGFWRCLEDIIQGLTGEKPRADDMKWAQKVK; this is translated from the coding sequence ATGGCAGGCGCCGAGGCCGGGCCGGGCCGGCAGCCGGAGCTTGAGGAGGAGGAAGCCGCGGCTTGCCGGCGCTGGGGCGCGCAACACGCCGGGGCCCGGGAGCTGGCTGCGCTGTACTCGCCAGGCAAGCGCTTCCAGGAGTGGTGTTCCGTGGTCCTGTGCTTGGGCCTCATCGCCTACAACCTCATCCACCTCCTGCTGCTGGCCTCCTGGGAGCACACGCCCCTCGTCTTGCTGGGTGTGGTTGCAGGTGTTCTCGTCGCCGACTTCCTGTCTGGCCTGGTGCACTGGGGCGCCGACACATGGGGCTCCGTGGAACTGCCCATTGTGGGGAAGGCTTTCATCCGGCCATTCCGAGAGCACCACATTGACCCCACAGCCATCACACGGCACGACTTCATCGAAACCAATGGAGACAACTGCCTGGTGACGCTGCTGCCGCTGTTAAACATGGCCTACACGTTCCACACCCAGAGCCCTGAGGCCCTGAAGCAGCTGTACCCTTGGGAGTGCTTCGTCTTCTGCCTGGTCATCTTCATCACCTTCACCAACCAGATCCACAAGTGGTCGCACACATACTTCGGGCTGCCTCCCTGGGTCACCCTCCTGCAGGACTGGCACATCATCCTGCCGAGGAAGCACCATCGCATCCACCACGTCTCGCCCCACGAGACCTACTTCTGCATCACCACAGGCTGGCTCAACTACCCGCTGGAGAAGATCGGTTTCTGGCGATGCCTGGAAGACATCATTCAGGGCCTGACAGGAGAGAAGCCCCGGGCAGATGACATGAAGTGGGCCCAGAAGGTCAAATGA